One part of the Arabidopsis thaliana chromosome 1 sequence genome encodes these proteins:
- a CDS encoding histone deacetylase complex subunit (unknown protein; FUNCTIONS IN: molecular_function unknown; INVOLVED IN: biological_process unknown; LOCATED IN: cellular_component unknown; EXPRESSED IN: 22 plant structures; EXPRESSED DURING: 13 growth stages; BEST Arabidopsis thaliana protein match is: unknown protein (TAIR:AT1G75060.1); Has 145 Blast hits to 145 proteins in 43 species: Archae - 0; Bacteria - 0; Metazoa - 40; Fungi - 0; Plants - 104; Viruses - 0; Other Eukaryotes - 1 (source: NCBI BLink).), whose protein sequence is MLEAVDSSGVVNGGFPQIQSFYGDCSSEEELSVLPRHTKVVVTGNNRTKSVLVGLQGVVKKAVGLGGWHWLVLTNGIEVKLQRNALSVLEPPTGNEEDDDLDFENTQRNGSDMTSEDTLKPHKSKLRGQRSSRSSHKTMSRSLSSDSQSKSSGFTPPENMKVDLSKLEMPALLNYWRHFNLVDAIPNPSKEQLIDIVQRHFMSQQMDELQVIVGFVQAAKRMKKACKFQSKESRNTDLNCIS, encoded by the exons atgctGGAAGCTGTAGATAGCTCAGGAGTGGTGAATGGAGGATTCCCGCAGATTCAGAGCTTTTACGGCGATTGCAGTAGTGAAGAAGAGTTATCGGTATTGCCACGTCATACAAAAGTGGTGGTCACCGGAAACAACCGGACGAAATCGGTGCTTGTTGGTCTTCAAGGTGTTGTCAAAAAAGCTGTCGGTCTCGGTGGTTGGCATTGGCTG GTTTTGACAAATGGAATAGAAGTAAAGTTGCAGAGGAATGCGCTTAGTGTCCTTGAACCTCCTACTggaaacgaagaagacgatgatcTTGATTTCGAAAACACACAGAGGAATGGCTCTGATATGA CATCTGAGGACACACTGAAGCCTCATAAGTCGAAGCTAAGAGGGCAGAGATCATCTCGGTCATCTCACAAGACGATGAGCAGGTCTCTATCATCTGACTCGCAATCAAAAAGTTCGGGTTTTACTCCTCCTGAAAACATG AAGGTTGATCTTAGCAAATTGGAAATGCCTGCTTTACTGAATTATTGGCGACATTTTAACCTT GTGGATGCAATTCCAAATCCATCAAAGGAGCAACTAATTGACATTGTTCAAAGGCACTTCATGTCTCAG CAAATGGATGAGCTTCAGGTTATTGTGGGGTTTGTCCAAGCTGcaaagagaatgaagaaggcttGCAAGTTTCAATCCAAAGAATCCAGAAACACTGATCTTAACTGCATCAGCTAA
- a CDS encoding Pathogenesis-related thaumatin superfamily protein (Pathogenesis-related thaumatin superfamily protein; FUNCTIONS IN: molecular_function unknown; INVOLVED IN: response to other organism; LOCATED IN: endomembrane system; CONTAINS InterPro DOMAIN/s: Thaumatin, pathogenesis-related (InterPro:IPR001938); BEST Arabidopsis thaliana protein match is: thaumatin-like protein 3 (TAIR:AT1G75030.1); Has 1611 Blast hits to 1588 proteins in 180 species: Archae - 0; Bacteria - 48; Metazoa - 52; Fungi - 78; Plants - 1416; Viruses - 5; Other Eukaryotes - 12 (source: NCBI BLink).): MAIFSTSHLLFISFIIATCTISVSGTTFTLTNHCGSTIWPGILTANGAQLGDGGFALASGSSVTFTVSPGWSGRFWARTYCNFDASGSGKCGTGDCGSKLKCAGAGGAPPATLAEFTIGSSGKKNAVQDFYDVSLVDGYNVQMKITPQGGSGDCKTAGCVSDVNAICPKELQVTGPSGVAACKSACEAFNKPEYCCTGAYSTPATCPPTNYSKIFKQACPSAYSYAYDDASSTFTCTNANYEISFCS, from the exons ATGGCGATTTTCTCCACATCACatcttctcttcatctccttcatcATAGCCACAT GTACAATTTCTGTCTCCGGTACAACCTTCACCTTAACAAACCATTGCGGCTCCACAATCTGGCCTGGAATCCTCACCGCAAACGGCGCACAACTCGGCGACGGCGGATTTGCCTTAGCTTCAGGATCTTCCGTAACCTTCACCGTTTCTCCAGGTTGGTCCGGTCGATTTTGGGCTCGAACGTATTGTAACTTCGACGCCTCAGGCTCAGGTAAATGCGGTACCGGGGACTGCGGCAGCAAGTTAAAATGCGCCGGCGCAGGAGGAGCTCCACCAGCCACACTCGCCGAATTCACAATCGGCTCCTCCGGAAAGAAAAACGCCGTGCAAGATTTTTACGACGTGAGCCTCGTAGATGGTTATAACGTTCAGATGAAAATCACACCGCAAGGTGGCTCAGGGGATTGTAAAACCGCGGGATGCGTTTCGGACGTGAACGCGATTTGTCCAAAAGAGCTACAAGTTACGGGCCCATCGGGTGTTGCAGCGTGTAAGAGTGCTTGTGAGGCTTTTAACAAGCCGGAGTATTGTTGCACCGGCGCGTATAGTACACCGGCGACTTGTCCGCCCACGAATTACTCGAAGATATTTAAACAAGCTTGTCCGAGTGCGTATAGCTATGCATACGATGATGCTTCCAGTACTTTTACTTGTACTAATGCTAATTATGAGATCAGTTTCTGTTCTTAG
- a CDS encoding Methyltransferase MT-A70 family protein (Methyltransferase MT-A70 family protein; FUNCTIONS IN: S-adenosylmethionine-dependent methyltransferase activity, methyltransferase activity, nucleic acid binding; INVOLVED IN: methylation, nucleobase, nucleoside, nucleotide and nucleic acid metabolic process; LOCATED IN: cellular_component unknown; EXPRESSED IN: 9 plant structures; EXPRESSED DURING: 4 anthesis, petal differentiation and expansion stage, E expanded cotyledon stage, D bilateral stage; CONTAINS InterPro DOMAIN/s: DNA methylase, N-6 adenine-specific, conserved site (InterPro:IPR002052), MT-A70 (InterPro:IPR007757); Has 622 Blast hits to 622 proteins in 244 species: Archae - 4; Bacteria - 240; Metazoa - 93; Fungi - 88; Plants - 72; Viruses - 2; Other Eukaryotes - 123 (source: NCBI BLink).), whose protein sequence is MAKTDKLAQFLDSGIYESDEFNWFFLDTVRITNRSYTRFKVSPSAYYSRFFNSKQLNQHSSESNPKKRKRKQKNSSFHLPSVGEQASNLRHQEARLFLSKAHESFLKEIELLSLTKGLSDDNDDDDSSLLNKCCDDEVSFIELGGVWQAPFYEITLSFNLHCDNEGESCNEQRVFQVFNNLVVNEIGEEVEAEFSNRRYIMPRNSCFYMSDLHHIRNLVPAKSEEGYNLIVIDPPWENASAHQKSKYPTLPNQYFLSLPIKQLAHAEGALVALWVTNREKLLSFVEKELFPAWGIKYVATMYWLKVKPDGTLICDLDLVHHKPYEYLLLGYHFTELAGSEKRSDFKLLDKNQIIMSIPGDFSRKPPIGDILLKHTPGSQPARCLELFAREMAAGWTSWGNEPLHFQDSRYFLKV, encoded by the exons ATGGCGAAAACTGATAAGCTAGCTCAATTCCTTGATTCTGGTATCTACGAATCCGACGAATTCAATTGGTTCTTCTTAGACACAGTTCGTATCACCAACCGTTCATATACCCGATTTAAGGTTTCACCTTCTGCTTACTACTCTCGTTTCTTCAATTCGAAGCAACTCAATCAACACTCTAGCGAGTCTAATCCGAAAAAGCGAAAACGGAAGCAGAAAAACTCTAGCTTTCACCTTCCTAGTGTAGGAGAGCAAGCTTCGAATCTTCGTCATCAGGAAGCGAGGCTGTTCTTATCGAAAGCCCATGAATCTTTTCTAAAGGAAATTGAGTTGTTGAGTTTAACGAAAGGTCTAagtgatgataatgatgatgatgattctagTTTGTTGAACAAGTGTTGTGACGATGAAGTCTCTTTTATTGAGCTTGGAGGAGTGTGGCAAGCTCCTTTCTATGAGATAACACTGAGTTTTAATCTACATTGCGACAATGaag GTGAGAGTTGTAATGAACAGAGAGTGTTTCAAGTGTTCAATAACCTAGTAGTGAAtgagattggagaagaagttgaagctGAGTTTTCCAACCGGAGATATATAATGCCCAGAAACAGTTGCTTCTAcatg TCTGATTTACATCACATCCGAAACCTCGTTCCTG CTAAATCTGAAGAAGGCTACAATCTTATAGTTATTGATCCGCCTTGGGAAAATGCAAGTGCTCATCAGAAATCAAA GTATCCTACTTTACCGAACCAATACTTCTTATCTCTTCCGATCAAGCAGCTTGCTCATGCTGAAGGAGCTCTCGTGGCTTTGTGGGTGACAAATAGAGAGAAATTACTAAGTTTTGTTGAGAAAGAGCTATTCCCTGCGTGGGGAATTAAGTATGTAGCTACAATGTATTGGTTAAAG GTGAAACCGGATGGTACACTGATTTGCGACCTGGACCTGGTCCATCATAAACCTTATGAGTACCTTCTACTAGGCTACCATTTTACCGAA CTTGCAGGATCAGAAAAGAGGTCAGATTTTAAACTCTTGGACAAGAACCAGATAATCATGAGCATCCCTGGTGATTTTTCGAGGAAACCCCCAATTGGAG ATATACTACTGAAACACACTCCCGGGTCTCAACCTGCTCGGTGCCTTGAGCTATTTGCGAGGGAAATGGCTGCCGGATGGACCTCTTGGGGAAACGAACCGCTTCACTTTCAGGACTCGAGATactttttgaaagtttag
- a CDS encoding histone deacetylase complex subunit (unknown protein; FUNCTIONS IN: molecular_function unknown; INVOLVED IN: biological_process unknown; LOCATED IN: cellular_component unknown; EXPRESSED IN: 22 plant structures; EXPRESSED DURING: 13 growth stages; BEST Arabidopsis thaliana protein match is: unknown protein (TAIR:AT1G75060.1).) has product MLEAVDSSGVVNGGFPQIQSFYGDCSSEEELSVLPRHTKVVVTGNNRTKSVLVGLQGVVKKAVGLGGWHWLVLTNGIEVKLQRNALSVLEPPTGNEEDDDLDFENTQRNGSDMIVSFPASEDTLKPHKSKLRGQRSSRSSHKTMSRSLSSDSQSKSSGFTPPENMQKVDLSKLEMPALLNYWRHFNLVDAIPNPSKEQLIDIVQRHFMSQQMDELQVIVGFVQAAKRMKKACKFQSKESRNTDLNCIS; this is encoded by the exons atgctGGAAGCTGTAGATAGCTCAGGAGTGGTGAATGGAGGATTCCCGCAGATTCAGAGCTTTTACGGCGATTGCAGTAGTGAAGAAGAGTTATCGGTATTGCCACGTCATACAAAAGTGGTGGTCACCGGAAACAACCGGACGAAATCGGTGCTTGTTGGTCTTCAAGGTGTTGTCAAAAAAGCTGTCGGTCTCGGTGGTTGGCATTGGCTG GTTTTGACAAATGGAATAGAAGTAAAGTTGCAGAGGAATGCGCTTAGTGTCCTTGAACCTCCTACTggaaacgaagaagacgatgatcTTGATTTCGAAAACACACAGAGGAATGGCTCTGATATGA TTGTTTCTTTTCCAGCATCTGAGGACACACTGAAGCCTCATAAGTCGAAGCTAAGAGGGCAGAGATCATCTCGGTCATCTCACAAGACGATGAGCAGGTCTCTATCATCTGACTCGCAATCAAAAAGTTCGGGTTTTACTCCTCCTGAAAACATG CAGAAGGTTGATCTTAGCAAATTGGAAATGCCTGCTTTACTGAATTATTGGCGACATTTTAACCTT GTGGATGCAATTCCAAATCCATCAAAGGAGCAACTAATTGACATTGTTCAAAGGCACTTCATGTCTCAG CAAATGGATGAGCTTCAGGTTATTGTGGGGTTTGTCCAAGCTGcaaagagaatgaagaaggcttGCAAGTTTCAATCCAAAGAATCCAGAAACACTGATCTTAACTGCATCAGCTAA
- a CDS encoding histone deacetylase complex subunit (unknown protein; BEST Arabidopsis thaliana protein match is: unknown protein (TAIR:AT1G75060.1); Has 145 Blast hits to 145 proteins in 43 species: Archae - 0; Bacteria - 0; Metazoa - 40; Fungi - 0; Plants - 104; Viruses - 0; Other Eukaryotes - 1 (source: NCBI BLink).), protein MLEAVDSSGVVNGGFPQIQSFYGDCSSEEELSVLPRHTKVVVTGNNRTKSVLVGLQGVVKKAVGLGGWHWLVLTNGIEVKLQRNALSVLEPPTGNEEDDDLDFENTQRNGSDMIVSFPASEDTLKPHKSKLRGQRSSRSSHKTMSRSLSSDSQSKSSGFTPPENMKVDLSKLEMPALLNYWRHFNLVDAIPNPSKEQLIDIVQRHFMSQQMDELQVIVGFVQAAKRMKKACKFQSKESRNTDLNCIS, encoded by the exons atgctGGAAGCTGTAGATAGCTCAGGAGTGGTGAATGGAGGATTCCCGCAGATTCAGAGCTTTTACGGCGATTGCAGTAGTGAAGAAGAGTTATCGGTATTGCCACGTCATACAAAAGTGGTGGTCACCGGAAACAACCGGACGAAATCGGTGCTTGTTGGTCTTCAAGGTGTTGTCAAAAAAGCTGTCGGTCTCGGTGGTTGGCATTGGCTG GTTTTGACAAATGGAATAGAAGTAAAGTTGCAGAGGAATGCGCTTAGTGTCCTTGAACCTCCTACTggaaacgaagaagacgatgatcTTGATTTCGAAAACACACAGAGGAATGGCTCTGATATGA TTGTTTCTTTTCCAGCATCTGAGGACACACTGAAGCCTCATAAGTCGAAGCTAAGAGGGCAGAGATCATCTCGGTCATCTCACAAGACGATGAGCAGGTCTCTATCATCTGACTCGCAATCAAAAAGTTCGGGTTTTACTCCTCCTGAAAACATG AAGGTTGATCTTAGCAAATTGGAAATGCCTGCTTTACTGAATTATTGGCGACATTTTAACCTT GTGGATGCAATTCCAAATCCATCAAAGGAGCAACTAATTGACATTGTTCAAAGGCACTTCATGTCTCAG CAAATGGATGAGCTTCAGGTTATTGTGGGGTTTGTCCAAGCTGcaaagagaatgaagaaggcttGCAAGTTTCAATCCAAAGAATCCAGAAACACTGATCTTAACTGCATCAGCTAA